The Oncorhynchus gorbuscha isolate QuinsamMale2020 ecotype Even-year linkage group LG04, OgorEven_v1.0, whole genome shotgun sequence genome includes the window TACAAAATGTAGATGGGCCCACCCACTGTACTGTAGGGAGAGTGACCTTGTTGACTTGTTTACGCTGTAAACATATATACCTATGTTAGATGCCAGTGATATGACGCTGTTGGCTATAAATTCAGTCACAGTGACTGCCATAGACCGGGTCTATTTCCGGTCCAGGCCAGACCTATTAATAAGCCTAGTTCTTGCTGTATGTATGTAGGCCAGGGTCTTAGGTTTAGCTAATGTTTCAGTCACTTCATAGATTCAAACTACAGAGTGGGGGACTACAAAAAAACTAAGATGAACATTTAGGTAGTGTGCTGTAGCTATAGGAAAACAGAACATCACACCATATTGTGAAGAATGACATCTCTCTGTCTGCAATCAATGGGTGTTAGGTTTGACCCTTATCATATCAGCTGACATGGTACCTGTTGTAATGCTGTACTTTGTTGCTGCTGTCTGCAGTAAAAGTTTGATGAAAGGCTGCATAACAAGCCTGTATGTGTCTCTGTACCTGTGTCAATATTGTTGTGTGTCACTAGACATGTTATTTGAGCATGTGTTAGTAGTACAGTATGGGGCTGCAGTGACACTGCCCAGATAAAGCTTACCTCTTGACCAAAAACATGCTCAACAGGAAAGTCTAGTACCCATGAAGTCTGCAACCACCCCTAAATTGTTATTCTGTGTGTCGGTCGCTCTTTGTATGTAAGTACAAGTTATATGTAGGTGTGCGTGTCCgtctacatcctgtgtgtgtgtgtttagtaatTTCTCTTTCTGAATGAGTGTATACAGTAGGTTAATGTGTACCTGTTCCCCCTTGCAGCTGTCCTTCTCTCCCACTACTTCTATGAACAGCCATGTGCGTGTCCTTACCCTACTGGTGTCCCTGCTGCTGGGCTGCTGTGGTCtggctgtggtctgtggtctgctGGGCGCTGCCCATGGCATGCACACCCTCTCCTTCATGGCTGCAGAGGTGAGGACCTAACCCTAAAGAGCTCACCAGCATGTAGTCCTAATAAATGTAAATTAGTTACCTCTGGTTCATTCACATATTCCTATGGGGAAAGAATAGGGTTTTGGAATAGACAccaaaaataaggtctgaggttaacacaggcttaggataTGTTATACATTTTGTTATTGGAGagaatatcagtcagttaacatgacctttatgaattatgaagcctttgtGCTTTTACCTGATTACATAAATGTTTCAAAATGCACAAAAAGTGACGTTAGCTGATGAAGATTCTTATAGAACAAAATGTTtcagatctcctaagcctgtgtttaccacagaccttattttcggcGTTTATCTAAAAACCCTACGAAAACTCTTGTTAATTTCCCATTAGACTTTGTCCAACGAACCATGGCagagttagtgcctacaaaaagaccCCCTTACTATTGCTCTCTATTGGGCGGAGAGTATTTCTATAGGCACACCCATTGGTGTAGACTAGAGCAGGGCTGGCTGAACCTCCTGGGGAGTTGGGACTACCATCCTGCAGGAGTTTGTTCCAGCTGTTGTTTTATTGTAAGTTACATTAACAAGGAGGTTTACTCAGTCACAAATTAGTATTACGTCATTGTCATCCGTTACATTTGTTTCCCACAAAAAAAGGATGTATAAAATACTTATGTATAATTCctatgtctttctctgtctttcagtGTCTGCTGGTTACTGTGCGGACTGGACATGTCATCATGAGGTAAGACCCTTCCTTGCAGAATGCAGACCCTTTTGCACTGCAACACAGATGACATAGCGGATCTAGAATGAACCAGTTCTAATATTAGCGTACTATTAGATGTGTTACCATGAGCACCCGTTGAAAGACTGCTTTGTGCTACAGAAGGTGATCATGATGACTTGCAGTCAGCTGTATTTATTGGAGGGGTTCATTAATTGGTTATGCTAAATCATACAAAAACCCTGTAAACAGGAGCCAAGTGTATGAGTTGTTGCTTTGCTTTGTGTTGTCTGGACACCCATAGCATTAAGAGCATATAAGAGTCCAAAACGTGTACTCACAGTGTTCTAGAATGTTGGCTTTTGTACGTTTTGAATTCTTAATGCGGCTCAATCAATTTCTCCAACTGTCAACACATTAAAATGAATAGAGGAGCTCGTGCGCAGAGCTGCGTTGGTTGGGAATTTTGGGGAGGTTCGCGTTCTGCCTGGCCCATTGAGAGTTACGCTAAGTGATGATCTACAACTACTGATTAGCGCAAGCAAAAATAAGTTGATGCTGGTCTGGCCTTAATGACTATGTACTCTTATCTCCATCTGGCACAGTTGAGGACTGGTCAGCCTATAGAGCCTCGTTCCTCTCGACAGTGGCAAGAAAGAATGTGAACCCTTtcgaattacctggatttctgcataaattcatcatcaaatttgatctgatcttcatgtaagtcacaacaatagacaaacagtgcgcttaaactaataacacacacatttttcttgtctatattgaatacatcatttaaacattcacagtgtaggttggaaataGTATGTGAATCacaaggctaatgacttctccaaaagccgataggagtcagctaacctgtaGTCCAAtcgatgagattggagatgttggttagaactgccttgccctataaaaaacactcacaaaatttgagtttgctattcacaagaagcattgcctgatgtgaaccgtgcctcgaacaaaagagatctcagaagacctaagattaataattgttgacttgcataaagctgggaATGGTTACAAAATTATCTCTAAAATCCTTGATGTTCATCAgaacggtaagacaaattgtctataaatggagaaagttcagcactgttgctactctctctaggaggccgtcctgcaaagatgactgcaaaagcacagcgcagaatgctcagtGAGGtaaagaagaatcctagagtgtcagctgtaagacttacagaaatctctggataATGCTAACacctctgttgacgagtctacgatatgtaaaacaattaacaagaatggtgttcatgggaggacaccacggaagaagccactgctgtccaaaaaaacccattgctgcacatctgaagtttgcaaaagtgaacctggatgttccacagcgctactggcagaatattctgtggacagatgaaactacagttaagttgtttggaaggaacactgtgtggagaaaaaaaaggcacagcacaccaacatcaacctCATCCAAACTGTAAAGTATGTTGGGGGGTGCATCATAGTTTggggctgcctcagggcctggacagcttgctatcatcgacggaaaaatgaattcccaagtttatcaagacattttgcaggagaatgttaggctatctgtctgccaattgaaatgcaacagaagttgggtgatgcaacaggacaacgtcccaaaacacagaagtaaatcaacaacagaatggcttcaacagacgAAAATAttccttctggagtgacccagtcagagtcctgacctcaacccgatttgaGATGCTGTGACATGACCTTGAGAGCAGTTCACACTGGACATCCCAacaatattgctgaactgaaacagttttgtagagaggaaaggaccaacattcctcctgaccattgtgcaggtctgatccgcaactacagaaaacatttggttgaggttattgctgccaaaggagggtcaatcagttattaaatccaagggttcacatacttttccaacCCTGTACTGTGAATATTTACACGGtatgttcaataaagacatgaaaacgtgtAATTGTTTGTGTGCTATTAGTTTCAGCGGACTGTGTTTGtcttgttgtgacctagatgaagagcATATCAAATTCTATGACCAATTTATGCGGAAATCCATTTCCAaatggttcacatactttttcttgccaccagtaggtttcttcctaggttcctgcctttctagagagtctttcctagccactgtgcttctatatctgcattgcttactctttggggttttaggctgggtttctgtaaaagCACTTAGTGACAGCTACTtttgtaaaaagggctttataaatacatttgatttgtgttGTGTACAATTCAAAAGCACAAGTGCTAAAATGTCCAAATAAAAAGGCATTATTGTGACCAGGGCAGGGTTCTGACTAAGTCTGTTTCTCTGCAGGTACACCATTCACCTGTGGGATCTGAACCACCCAGGCACCTGGGAGAGTAAAGGTTCCTACGTCTACTACACTGACTTCATCATGGAGCTGTCTATGCTGTCCCTGGACCTTATGCACCACATTCACATGCTGGTGAGTGACAGAGCTGGGAGCACTACGGGCTGGTATTAGTAAGGGAACTAACTGAATGGGTAAGAGCACTACTGAGAGGCACACAAGATGGCTGACTGAactagcctgaatttaaaataaggGCTCTATCTCAATTTGTCTTTCTTCGATTCTCAATTTGTCTTTCTTCGATTCTCAATTTGTCTTTCTTCGATTCCTTGCATTCTATCTCCTCGCCTACTCATCTGAATTGGAGAAGGTCCATAGTGTCTCCTCTCAGATGAGAGTAATCGAGGAAAGATGAATTGAGAGAGAACCACAGTATTCAGTTAGATGAGAGTTGAGTTTGATTGTAGACCTGTTTTAACATTTGACTCTCCTCAGCTCTTTAGTAATATATTAGAGCTGTGTTTAATATTTGACTCTCCTCAGCTCTTTAGTAATATATTAGAGCTGTGTTTAATATTTGACTCCCCTCAGCTCTTTAGTAATATATTAGAGCTGTGTTTAATATTTGACTCCCCTCAGCTCTTTAGTAATATATTAGAGCTGTGTTTAATATTTGACTCCCCTCAGCTCTTTAGTAATATCTTAGATCTGTGTTTAATATTTGACTCCCCTCAGCTCTTTAGTAATATATTAGAGCTGTGTTTAATATTTGACTCCCCTCAGCTCTTTAGTAATATATTAGAGCTGTGTTTAATATTTGACTCTCCTCAGCTCTTTAGTAATATATTAGAGCTGTGTTTAATATTTGACTCTCCTCAGCTCTTTAGTAATATCTTAGATCTGTGTTTAATATTTGACTCCCCTCAGCTCTTTAGTAATATATTAGAGCTGTGTTTAATATTTGACTCTCCTCAGCTCTTTAGTAATATATTAGAGCTGTGTTTAATATTTGACTCTCCTCAGCTCTTTAGTAATATCTTAGAGCTGTGTTTATCATTTGACTCCCGTCTCCCCTCAGCTCTTTGGTAATATCTTAGAGCTGTGTTTATCATTTGACTCCCGTCTCCCCTCAGCTCTTTGGTAATATATTAGAGCTGTGTTTATCATTTGACTCCCGTCTCCCCTCAGCTCTTTGGTAATATCTTAGAGCTGTGTTTAATATTTGACTCCCGTCTCCCCGTAGCTCTTTGGTAATATATTAGAGCTGTGTTTATCATTTGACTCCCGTCTCCCCTCAGCTCTTTGGTAATATCTTAGAGCTGTGTTTAATATTTGACTCCCGTCTCCCCTCAGCTCTTTAGTAATATCTTAGAGCTGTGTTTAACATTTGACTCCTGTCCCCTCAGCTCTTTGGTAATATCTGGCTGTCCATGGCCAGTCTGGTGATCTTCATGCAGCTGAGGTATCTGTTCCATGAGGTGCAGCGCCGCATCCGACGCCACAAGAACTACCTCCGTGTCATCAACAACATGGAGGCCAGGTCTGTCTACTGACCAGCCTACTGATGGCTCTCACTGTCTTGTATATAATACATCCCTACTGTTACTTATTAGGTGATGGGTGGTGTTCTTTCACTCTTAGCTGAGACTCAGTGTATGAAGCTCaagcagtgtgtgttgtgtgaatCTAGTCTCTCTGCTTTCTTATGACGGGCTATCTAGCTGTTAGCTATTCATGAGACTAGTGCAGTTGTTGATCTAGATTTGTTATCCTCTGTACCGCTCAGGTTTGCAGTGGCCACAGCCGAGGAACTGGTAGCCAACAATGATGACTGTGCCATCTGCTGGGACACCATGCAGACAGCACGTAAACTGCCCTGCGGACACCTCTTCCACAAGTAAGAGACTGACCCAGCCACCTTGGCACCTCTAAAATCCCAGGAGTCATTATTTCCTCACACTTGATTGAATGTGGCATTATGTGGGTGATGTTTTGATTGACACTAAGAGTGTTGTCTGTACCTGTGTTTGATAAGTATCTGTGTACATTAACGTTCCTGTTTGCTATTCCTCAGTTCCTGCCTGCGGTCGTGGCTGGAGCAGGACACGTCGTGTCCAACATGCAGGATGTCCCTGAACATCAGCGGTGATGGAGGCCCGGCCAGAGGCCAGCAGCAGGGGGCTGGCCTCCCACTGGACAACAACCTGGGCCCTGGAGGCCCCGCTGCAGACGCCAGACCACACCTCAACCAACACAATCACTTCTTCCACTTTGATGGTAAGGCCATACAGACTTGTTTTACAACACAGGTGATCTCACTGAATGGACTACTCTATTGAGTAtggttgatgatgatgagttctGGCATATAACATGTTGATAGTCACATAGACAGACATCACACTGTTAGACATTTCTTATAGTGCACATTTCAGGTAGTGATTATTGTGGTGATGTCTCCTCCCAGGCTCCCGCATCGCCAGCTGGCTGCCTAGTTTCTCAGTAGAGGTGATGCACACAACTAACATCCTGGCTATCGCTCAGCAGGCCAACAACTCTCAGCTCAACACCATGGTGAGTCACAGCCTTACTCTAATCCCCTCCCGGGACACCAGGGGATTCTCCTTTCAGCATGTTTTTTAGTCCTGGACTAGGTTTAATCCTTCCAAGAGGTCTCGCAAGCATCATCTGAGCTTTGAAGATTGTTTTTACACCTGCCCTTCATCAACAGCTTTGTTTTCAATGTATTCATTGCAGCAATATGACTTAACTAGAATGGAGGTGGCTGCTGGGTAACATAGTGTTCTACTCCCCACAGGCCCATCAGATCCAGGAGATGTTTCCTCAGGTTCCCTACCACTTGGTGCTGCAGGACCTGCAGTTGACCCGCTCTGTGGAGGTCACCACCGACAACATCCTAGAGGGACGCATCGTGGTGCCCTTCCCTGCTCTGGTAGGTCCTCCAGTTCAGTTCATTGGGTATTTTGACCATGGTGGTTCACATATAGAACCCAGAAGGCCTACACTTTTCCCTTGTGTGTGATTGTACTGCCTCTTTCTGAGGGTTAGGCAGAAAAAGAGAGTGAATGAGTTCAGGATCTAGTCaaatgtgtttaaaggtgtatccTGTGGTGTTAACTGGTGTTGATTAAAGATGTCTTGCCTCTCCCCCTCCAGGCGGCTGAGCGTTTCCCCGTGCAGGTGAACCCAGCCCCAGAGGAGGGGGCAGGAGCCAGTGGGGGGGTGGATACTGCTCCCAGAGAGCTGAACAGCCTGGAGGTCAGAGGGAGCCGTTTCTCCAAGtctgcagaggagagacagaagatgcTGCTACAGAGGAAGGATGAGCTGCTGCAACAGGCACgcaggtactgtactgtcaccaCCGGCAATACTAGACCAGTCTGTCAAACGAAACGGGTGTATTCAGTGAGGGGAAACCTTCCCAGCTTTGCAGATAGAAATATAACCTACCCTATTCAACTTCGCAGACAATCATATCTTATTATGTTTTGCAACTGTGACCAGGCATCCTGAACAGGCCTCAGCTGACAATCTTTTCAAAATAAGAGTCTTAGATGAGAGCAAACACCTGTTGCTGTCTTGGTGGTGGTTTCTTGTCTGTTAGGTCAGGGTTCAGTCACTGGCTCTTTTACTGAGTAACTACAGTAGCAGAATAGCTCTATTGTAACTAAATGACTGAGATCACTGTTATGTTTATAAGGACACACCATAGCAAAAGTTTAGCAAAATGAACGTTTCTTATTGCACTGGTTCAGACAGTTTCTCCCTGCCACTCTGTTTCTGAGCATTTCCTTCTGTTTCGTGTCTGCTGATCACAACCCACATTGACCTcaaataaataaaggtaaataaaatgaATTCCCCCACAGGAGATACTTGAGAAAGAGCCCAGAGGACGAGGAGGACCTGCCCACTCTGGAGGAAGACGCCCCTGTCTCAGACGTGACCATGCTGAGACGCAGGACCATGGCAGCAGCTGCAGAGAGACGCCTGCAGAGCCAACCAGACCCTGCTCCCTGAGACTACACTGGACTGTAAACTCCCACCGACAGTCTCGCCTCGAACCCACACCTAATGCCCTTGGAGTGTCCACCAAACTCCTCATGTCCCACCTAAGAGGCACCTCCAACAAAAGAGCTCTTTACATTATATGATCAATGGAATTACCTAAATAAAAACATTACATTACAAAGTGTTACAAGAAGCATGGGCTTTGGCAGCACATGGCACAGGGGCTCTGCTGTTTTAGGCTGCCCTAGTGAGATATGAGAACTGGGCCTTGGGAatggtaccagcctcctctgaacttTCACCAGGCACCAGAGGTTTAATTGGACATGGATCACCAGCGTTTTAAAGGAGTGGTGGGTGTCTTGTCTGAGTTTCTGAAGTGCACACCTGTCATCACATAGCTCTAGCCCCCCAGCTTCACTAGACTTACCTGCCATTCTCTTTACTGGCCATGATGGGGAAGGAAAGAGCATGGCGTCACAGTCCGAGGATGCTGCTGAGGTTAGTTAGGGTTTGTTACGGTGCTGTTGCTACATACAGCTCATAGTGTAATGGAGTGGGACATAGTTTGTATTGGTtttattcaacaacaaaaatatttgtGTTGTAATGGGTTGAGATTGATATATGAGATTGATTCATTTGTTGGGTTGATAACAAACTGATGTTATTTTATAAAAATGGAGTGAAAACTGTGAATTAATTTAATAGATTAAAACATTGTGAAGCTTTTTTTCTTTTAATTAAGAGAATGTCACTTTAGTATTACAGCCTCTTTGAAATATGAATGTACTTTATCCACATAATTTatctttatttagctaggcaagtcagttaagaacaaattcttattttcaatgacgaacAATGGGCtcactgtcttgttcaggggcagaacgacagattttgtaccttgtcagctctggggtttgaacttgcaaccttccggttactagtccaacgctctaaccactaggctaccctgcggcCCCATAATGCTGCAGAGAGAGTAGAAGAGTTTAAATTCTGGCCGTTGTGGAGACCTGGCTGTTAATAATGTGTTAAATGTCACATATCCACCCAAGAAAGAACACTAACTAAATAGGAAGACAGACAGTAAAACTCTCACCAGTATAGAGATATAGAGTGGCTCCCTGACCTCTAGGTCAACCAGTGGTTTCTATCTGCAGTCTGTATACCTCTAAAACTTCCCAAAGCATACCTACACTGTATTAAACATCCATTGATAGAGGTACAGAAGACTGTATGGGCTCAGGAGTTGGGTTGAGGTTGGAATACTGATGAACCTATCttattcactcactcacactccattCCTACACTCCATGTACTGGTAGGTTCATTCTTGCAGACGATATATAGGCCTATGTGTTGGATGTCTTTGATAACTAAAGGCTTTTTAAAGTTGAGTGGGTGTTGTGTGTGAATCACAATGGAATGCTTTAGTTTACTTTTACCCCAAAGAACATTGGTCCCATGAACTTCCACATGATGCAGATGTCTTTCTTTGAGATGAGCATATTTTTGTGTGTTTGGTTGATGCAAAATATTTCTCTTTCAGCTTGTTTCATCTGTGGGATTGTAAGAAGTTTCTACTAACTGTGTTTCAGTGATGCACCTTTTGTCAAAAACAAAATACACCAGTCCGTTTTTCATTGTTTCAAGCTATTTATTGATCAACTCATATTTTCATATCCATGTCATATTTTTATATTCACAAGGGGTTATTTTTGTAACATTATATATTTGATCTAATCAAAAACATGAATTAATCTTTT containing:
- the LOC124033566 gene encoding E3 ubiquitin-protein ligase AMFR-like, yielding MPLLFLERFPWPSLQTYTALSVALLAGSIFSAYTTVTEQGFGVPDMDEPLPPAPLVGDNRGGLEHVTSDDVVGADTELATTVMWYLVTDSIFVWVLVNTAFCSLMLIAKMIQCMVFGPLRVSEKQHLKDKFWNFIFYKFIFIFGVLNVQMVEEVVMWCLWFSALVFIHLMVQLCKDRFEYLSFSPTTSMNSHVRVLTLLVSLLLGCCGLAVVCGLLGAAHGMHTLSFMAAECLLVTVRTGHVIMRYTIHLWDLNHPGTWESKGSYVYYTDFIMELSMLSLDLMHHIHMLLFGNIWLSMASLVIFMQLRYLFHEVQRRIRRHKNYLRVINNMEARFAVATAEELVANNDDCAICWDTMQTARKLPCGHLFHNSCLRSWLEQDTSCPTCRMSLNISGDGGPARGQQQGAGLPLDNNLGPGGPAADARPHLNQHNHFFHFDGSRIASWLPSFSVEVMHTTNILAIAQQANNSQLNTMAHQIQEMFPQVPYHLVLQDLQLTRSVEVTTDNILEGRIVVPFPALAAERFPVQVNPAPEEGAGASGGVDTAPRELNSLEVRGSRFSKSAEERQKMLLQRKDELLQQARRRYLRKSPEDEEDLPTLEEDAPVSDVTMLRRRTMAAAAERRLQSQPDPAP